From the genome of Rathayibacter sp. VKM Ac-2759, one region includes:
- a CDS encoding MFS transporter, with amino-acid sequence MRSVDRRGITSAPYLLTTVGTTGLVFLCAFEALAVTTIMPIVSADLDGRALYPLAFAATLAAAVVGMVAAGSSADRRGPTPALVTAILLFTIGLIAAGTASTMGVFVAARLLQGLGSGGITVTLYVLVARVFPADLHPRIFGAFAAAWVIPSLVGPLAAGVVAELASWHWVFLGVVVLVAVASAVIAPTLRALEPQELRPFDRSAVGRVARAVVVAAGVVVLSTSAEIVPAFSALLATAAIVVVVVAVRALLPAGTLRARGVLPSTVLLRALVAAAFFGTEVYLPLLLTEQYGLPPWLAGATLTAGALSWALGSNLQGRPGTRLSHGGAMRLGTALLLAGILIVVITVALALSPIVAGVGWFVAGGGMGAMFPRMGTLTLALSAPGREGFNSSALQIGDSTGGSVSLALTGLLAATVTGVIGGGTAVFGAIFVYGALVALGAVLLSVRLDGLLRRGTAEEPGAQL; translated from the coding sequence GTGCGTTCCGTCGATCGCCGCGGCATCACCTCGGCTCCCTACCTCCTGACCACCGTCGGGACCACCGGCCTCGTCTTCCTCTGCGCGTTCGAGGCGCTGGCCGTGACGACGATCATGCCGATCGTCAGCGCCGATCTCGACGGGCGCGCGCTGTACCCCCTGGCGTTCGCCGCGACCCTGGCCGCCGCGGTCGTCGGGATGGTCGCCGCAGGCTCCTCCGCCGATCGTCGCGGGCCCACGCCCGCCCTCGTCACCGCGATCCTCCTCTTCACGATCGGCCTCATCGCCGCGGGCACCGCCTCGACGATGGGCGTCTTCGTCGCCGCGCGCCTGCTGCAGGGACTGGGCAGCGGAGGCATCACCGTCACCCTCTACGTGCTGGTCGCCCGGGTCTTCCCCGCCGACCTGCATCCGCGGATCTTCGGCGCGTTCGCCGCCGCGTGGGTGATCCCCTCGCTGGTCGGCCCGCTGGCCGCCGGGGTCGTGGCCGAGCTCGCGAGCTGGCACTGGGTGTTCCTCGGAGTCGTGGTGCTCGTGGCCGTCGCGAGCGCGGTGATCGCGCCGACCCTCCGCGCCCTCGAGCCGCAGGAGCTGCGCCCGTTCGACCGCAGCGCCGTCGGCCGGGTGGCCCGCGCGGTCGTGGTCGCCGCCGGAGTCGTCGTGCTGAGCACGAGTGCCGAGATCGTCCCCGCCTTCTCGGCCCTCCTCGCCACCGCCGCGATCGTCGTCGTCGTGGTGGCGGTGCGCGCGCTCCTGCCCGCCGGCACCCTCCGGGCCCGCGGCGTGCTCCCGTCGACGGTGCTGCTGCGGGCGCTGGTCGCCGCGGCGTTCTTCGGCACCGAGGTCTACCTGCCGCTGCTGCTCACCGAGCAGTACGGCCTCCCGCCGTGGCTCGCGGGCGCGACCCTCACGGCCGGAGCGCTCTCGTGGGCGCTCGGCTCGAACCTCCAGGGCCGCCCCGGCACCCGGCTCTCGCACGGCGGCGCGATGCGGCTCGGCACGGCCCTGCTGCTCGCGGGGATCCTCATCGTGGTGATCACCGTCGCCCTCGCGCTCTCGCCGATCGTCGCGGGGGTCGGCTGGTTCGTCGCGGGCGGCGGGATGGGGGCGATGTTCCCGAGGATGGGGACGCTCACGCTCGCCCTGTCTGCTCCGGGCCGCGAGGGCTTCAACAGCTCGGCCCTGCAGATCGGCGACTCGACGGGAGGATCGGTCTCCCTCGCGCTCACCGGGCTCCTCGCCGCGACGGTCACCGGGGTGATCGGGGGCGGCACGGCCGTGTTCGGCGCGATCTTCGTCTACGGAGCCCTCGTCGCGCTCGGCGCCGTGCTGCTCTCCGTCCGGCTGGACGGGCTCCTCCGCCGCGGCACTGCGGAGGAGCCCGGCGCTCAGCTGTAG
- a CDS encoding HAD-IIA family hydrolase produces MFRSAKTTEPTPLDGRDAVLADLDGVVYKGADAIPYAVDSLNSAGETLRVGYITNNASRTDVSVAGHLSDLGLVVRPEDVVTSPQAAVVLLADLVPAGSTVLVVGGEGLTTEVERAGFVVTRSAEESPAAVIQGFAPTVGWEQLAEASFALHTGIPWVATNTDWTIPVARGIAPGNGTLVSAVHTAVGRLPVVAGKPERAIFDAATQRFGSTNPLFIGDRLDTDIAGANAAEMASAHVLTGIDRAKQLLAAEPKLRPQYILGDLRELHLPYPATTVARNGTHSVRSAKVRLEGDSVVVVSAGEDPTDLLRAACSVIWSSGRAIYGLDVPESLYS; encoded by the coding sequence ATGTTCCGCAGCGCGAAGACGACTGAGCCCACCCCGCTCGACGGGCGCGACGCGGTCCTCGCGGACCTCGACGGTGTCGTCTACAAGGGAGCCGACGCGATCCCCTACGCGGTCGACAGCCTGAACAGTGCGGGCGAGACGCTCCGCGTCGGATACATCACGAACAACGCCTCCCGCACCGACGTCTCCGTGGCGGGCCACCTCTCCGACCTCGGGCTCGTGGTGCGCCCGGAGGACGTCGTGACCTCGCCCCAGGCGGCCGTCGTGCTGCTCGCCGACCTCGTGCCGGCAGGGTCGACCGTGCTCGTCGTCGGCGGCGAGGGGCTGACCACCGAGGTGGAGCGCGCCGGGTTCGTCGTCACCCGCAGCGCGGAGGAGTCGCCCGCGGCGGTCATCCAGGGCTTCGCCCCCACCGTCGGCTGGGAGCAGCTGGCGGAGGCGTCGTTCGCGCTGCACACCGGGATCCCGTGGGTCGCGACCAACACCGACTGGACGATCCCGGTCGCCCGGGGCATCGCCCCCGGCAACGGGACCCTGGTGTCGGCCGTGCACACCGCGGTGGGGCGCCTGCCCGTCGTGGCGGGCAAGCCGGAGCGCGCGATCTTCGACGCGGCGACCCAGCGGTTCGGCTCGACGAATCCGCTCTTCATCGGAGACCGCCTGGACACCGACATCGCCGGCGCGAACGCGGCCGAGATGGCCAGCGCCCACGTGCTCACCGGTATCGACCGCGCCAAGCAGCTGCTCGCGGCCGAGCCGAAGCTCCGTCCGCAGTACATCCTCGGCGATCTGCGCGAGCTGCACCTGCCCTACCCCGCGACGACCGTCGCCCGGAACGGCACCCACTCGGTGCGCTCGGCGAAGGTGCGCCTCGAGGGCGACTCCGTCGTCGTCGTGAGCGCGGGCGAGGACCCGACCGACCTGCTCCGCGCCGCCTGCTCGGTGATCTGGAGCTCGGGTCGCGCGATCTACGGGCTCGACGTCCCGGAGTCGCTCTACAGCTGA
- a CDS encoding MarR family transcriptional regulator, translating into MDARPDLYALLTRLRSAERDYDGRVERRLGIGTTDLAALRLIGRGAARDEIVRAVDLAGALTITTAAVSLLVDRLTRAGYVDRVPDPSDGRGRILCLTDSAQLAIRETDAPTYGAIRALADGIPDADALRFGALLDGVSVILERQLRA; encoded by the coding sequence ATGGACGCTCGACCCGACCTCTACGCGCTGCTCACCCGCCTGCGATCGGCCGAGCGCGACTACGACGGCCGCGTGGAGCGCCGCCTCGGGATCGGCACCACCGACCTCGCCGCGCTCCGGCTGATCGGGAGGGGCGCCGCCCGCGACGAGATCGTCCGCGCCGTCGATCTCGCCGGCGCCCTCACGATCACGACCGCCGCGGTCTCGCTCCTGGTCGACCGCCTCACGCGCGCCGGCTACGTCGACCGCGTGCCCGACCCCTCCGACGGACGCGGCCGCATCCTCTGCCTGACCGACAGCGCGCAGCTCGCGATCCGCGAGACCGACGCCCCGACCTACGGGGCGATCCGCGCGCTGGCCGACGGCATCCCCGACGCCGACGCGCTGCGGTTCGGCGCCCTGCTCGACGGCGTCAGCGTGATCCTCGAGCGTCAGCTGCGGGCCTGA